The following coding sequences lie in one Rhizobium binae genomic window:
- the argE gene encoding acetylornithine deacetylase encodes MQAIEILERLVSFPSVVGTPNGEIVAWIRHYLKSHGIAATELPGPEGDRSNLFATIGPVEVPGYILSGHMDVVPAAEAGWSSDPFRLRAEADRLYGRGATDMKGFLAAVLAAVPALAATQLHRPVHLAFSYDEEAGCRGVPHMIARLPELCAPPLGAIIGEPSGMRAIRAHKGKAAARLTVRGRSGHSSRPDQGLNAIHAMTGVLARANAEAARLTHGPFEDVFEPPYSSLQVGTLKGGQAVNIIPDICEAEFEARAISGVDPAVLLAPLRAAAGALPQLGFEVEWRDLSAYPALSLAADAPLARLLGELTGIEPLAAVSYGTEAGLFQRAGIDAIICGPGDIGRAHKPDEFILASELMACRAVVEALARRCTA; translated from the coding sequence ATGCAGGCTATTGAAATTCTCGAAAGGCTGGTCAGCTTTCCCTCCGTCGTTGGTACGCCGAACGGCGAGATCGTTGCGTGGATCCGCCACTATCTTAAAAGTCACGGCATTGCCGCCACCGAGCTTCCCGGCCCCGAGGGTGACCGGTCCAACCTCTTCGCGACGATCGGACCGGTCGAAGTGCCAGGTTATATTCTCTCCGGCCATATGGATGTGGTGCCCGCAGCCGAGGCCGGCTGGAGCAGCGATCCCTTCCGCCTGCGCGCTGAAGCGGATCGCCTTTACGGCCGCGGCGCCACCGACATGAAGGGCTTCCTGGCCGCCGTTCTTGCCGCCGTCCCGGCGCTCGCGGCGACACAGCTCCACCGGCCGGTCCACCTCGCCTTCTCCTACGATGAGGAGGCCGGCTGCCGCGGCGTCCCGCACATGATCGCACGCCTGCCGGAACTCTGTGCGCCGCCGCTTGGCGCGATCATCGGCGAGCCGAGCGGCATGCGGGCGATCCGCGCCCACAAGGGCAAGGCCGCCGCCCGGCTGACGGTCAGGGGCCGGTCCGGCCATTCCTCCCGCCCGGACCAGGGACTGAACGCGATCCATGCCATGACGGGCGTCCTGGCTCGCGCCAATGCCGAGGCCGCCCGGCTGACGCACGGCCCATTCGAAGATGTGTTCGAGCCGCCCTATTCGTCTCTTCAGGTCGGCACGTTGAAGGGTGGCCAGGCGGTCAACATCATTCCCGATATCTGCGAGGCCGAGTTCGAGGCGAGAGCCATTTCCGGCGTCGACCCGGCCGTGCTGCTGGCGCCGCTGCGGGCCGCAGCCGGGGCGCTGCCGCAACTGGGTTTCGAGGTGGAATGGCGCGACCTCAGTGCCTATCCGGCCCTATCGCTTGCCGCCGATGCACCGCTTGCCCGCCTGCTTGGCGAACTGACAGGCATCGAGCCGCTCGCCGCCGTCAGCTACGGAACCGAGGCCGGCCTTTTCCAGCGCGCCGGCATCGACGCGATCATCTGCGGGCCGGGCGATATCGGCCGGGCCCACAAGCCGGACGAATTCATTCTCGCCAGCGAACTCATGGCCTGCCGGGCAGTGGTCGAAGCCCTCGCCCGCCGTTGCACCGCCTGA
- a CDS encoding GNAT family N-acetyltransferase, with protein MSGPTSESRFVDSFETRISDIDSVDIDKLHALSMSVAWPHRREDWQFLREFGQGIAAVDEIGRILGSAMWFPYDGRFATIGMVVTSPRLQANGAGQWLMGHALDQVAGRNLGLNATRAARRLYLSLGFVQEAPVFQCQGEAILPPDVELPPGAEVRGVEADDLEAIATLDRLAFGADRRLLLSRLLANSKGVVLIRAGRIEAFSLCRRFGRGHVIGPVVAGNDADAIAVVHPHAIEHAGAFLRLDTREKGGTFADFLSRCGLPIFDIVTTMSLGYPWLPVPGRRGTHEPKTYALVSQALG; from the coding sequence GTGAGCGGACCGACATCCGAATCCAGGTTTGTCGACAGTTTCGAGACGCGCATTTCCGACATCGACAGCGTCGATATCGATAAGCTGCACGCGCTCTCAATGTCAGTCGCCTGGCCGCACCGCCGGGAAGATTGGCAATTCTTGCGCGAGTTCGGCCAGGGCATCGCGGCGGTGGATGAAATCGGCCGCATCCTGGGCTCAGCGATGTGGTTTCCCTATGACGGCCGATTCGCCACGATCGGCATGGTCGTCACCTCGCCGCGCCTGCAGGCCAATGGCGCCGGGCAATGGCTGATGGGCCACGCGCTCGATCAGGTCGCCGGGCGCAACCTTGGGCTGAACGCGACGCGGGCGGCGCGACGCCTCTATCTGTCCCTCGGTTTTGTTCAGGAGGCGCCTGTCTTCCAATGCCAGGGCGAAGCGATCTTGCCGCCGGATGTGGAACTGCCGCCAGGTGCGGAGGTGCGGGGAGTGGAAGCCGATGACCTGGAGGCGATCGCGACATTGGATCGTTTGGCCTTCGGTGCGGACCGCAGGCTGCTCCTGTCTCGGCTCCTTGCCAATTCCAAAGGTGTCGTCCTGATCCGCGCCGGCCGGATCGAAGCCTTCTCGCTTTGCCGGAGGTTCGGGCGCGGCCATGTCATCGGTCCGGTCGTGGCAGGCAATGACGCAGACGCGATCGCCGTCGTTCATCCGCATGCGATCGAGCATGCGGGAGCATTTCTTCGCCTCGACACGCGCGAAAAAGGCGGCACATTTGCCGATTTCCTCTCCCGCTGCGGCCTTCCCATTTTTGATATCGTGACGACCATGTCGCTGGGTTACCCTTGGCTGCCGGTTCCGGGACGGCGCGGGACGCACGAGCCGAAGACCTATGCTCTCGTCAGCCAGGCGCTTGGCTAA
- a CDS encoding LysR substrate-binding domain-containing protein, producing MDLSSIEIFLAVASDCSVTKAAKAVGRVPSNVTTRIQQLEEDLGVALFSRDAKKMTLTREGETFLTYANRLMALALEARQAVRPLAPSGTLRVGTMESTAASRLPAALTQFNQMWPDVSLHLTMGASRDLARDVLTDALDCALIARPPKTMREDDLDFDAELKALEMETVFVEDLLIVLPSGHPAIKSAADLRVGALAALEPGCTYRRIAESWARKSSDLPTSELGSYHAILASVATGNTAGVMPKSVLDLMHWPTTVQTHQLGQVETLLVYRRDSRPSAFSAFHEVLSTKKGRDIRPATN from the coding sequence TTGGACCTTTCGTCAATCGAAATATTCCTTGCCGTTGCCAGCGATTGCAGCGTGACGAAGGCGGCCAAAGCCGTCGGACGAGTGCCGTCGAACGTGACGACGCGCATCCAGCAATTGGAGGAGGATCTTGGCGTCGCCCTCTTCAGCCGTGACGCCAAGAAGATGACGTTGACGCGGGAAGGCGAGACGTTTCTCACCTATGCCAACAGGCTTATGGCACTTGCGCTTGAAGCGCGCCAGGCCGTGCGGCCTCTTGCTCCATCCGGTACATTGCGGGTCGGCACGATGGAGAGCACGGCGGCGAGCCGCCTGCCCGCGGCGCTGACGCAGTTCAACCAGATGTGGCCTGATGTGTCGCTGCATCTGACGATGGGTGCGTCCCGCGATCTCGCCCGCGATGTTCTGACCGACGCACTGGATTGCGCCTTGATCGCCCGACCGCCAAAGACGATGCGCGAGGATGACCTGGATTTCGATGCCGAACTCAAGGCGCTGGAGATGGAGACGGTCTTCGTCGAAGATCTGTTGATCGTGCTGCCGTCGGGACATCCCGCCATCAAATCCGCCGCTGACCTGCGTGTCGGAGCGCTCGCCGCTTTGGAGCCTGGCTGCACCTATCGCAGGATCGCCGAAAGCTGGGCGCGCAAATCGAGTGACCTGCCGACGAGCGAGCTCGGCTCCTACCACGCGATCCTGGCGAGCGTTGCGACCGGCAATACCGCGGGTGTGATGCCGAAATCCGTGCTCGACCTCATGCACTGGCCGACTACTGTCCAGACTCATCAGCTCGGCCAGGTCGAGACGCTGCTGGTCTACCGTAGGGATAGCCGCCCCAGCGCCTTTAGCGCCTTCCACGAAGTACTCAGCACTAAAAAAGGCAGAGACATCAGACCGGCGACGAACTAG
- a CDS encoding HPP family protein codes for MQYPVSPKVGPSRFRRFRLFSPILAGATLRERLIACFGALLGIGLTGVISGYLFGQGPHLPLIVAPMGASAVLLFAVPASPLAQPWSIIGGNTISAMMGIIAAYFIRDPIIATGVGVSLAIGAMSFTRSLHPPGGAAALTAVLGGPVVAGWGFLFPFVPVALNSCILVALGLLFHKLSKRNYPHVVPKPAENTHQTIDLPSAVRVGFREEDVDAALEALDETFDIDRADLGRLLQQVELQAAIRSNAKISCADIMSRDVIAIGETSEPDAARHLLLKHNIRTLPVKDPEGRLVGTVGLRELFARGDTIAHALSRPEVARASDAALSLLPVLTDGRTHAVIIIDDDHRILGLISQTDLLSAVARLLPNDRDAIAAVA; via the coding sequence ATGCAATATCCCGTTTCCCCGAAAGTGGGGCCGAGCCGTTTTCGCCGCTTTCGCCTGTTTTCGCCCATCCTGGCCGGAGCGACGTTACGAGAGCGGTTGATCGCCTGTTTCGGTGCGTTGCTGGGCATCGGTCTCACCGGCGTCATCAGCGGCTATCTGTTCGGCCAGGGGCCGCATCTCCCCCTGATCGTTGCACCGATGGGAGCTTCGGCAGTACTGCTTTTTGCGGTGCCGGCAAGCCCGCTGGCGCAGCCATGGTCGATTATCGGCGGCAATACCATTTCCGCGATGATGGGCATCATTGCCGCATATTTCATTCGTGATCCGATCATCGCAACCGGCGTCGGAGTTTCACTGGCAATCGGCGCGATGTCGTTCACGCGATCGCTCCATCCTCCGGGAGGGGCTGCGGCGCTGACCGCGGTGCTCGGCGGTCCCGTCGTTGCCGGCTGGGGATTCCTTTTTCCCTTCGTGCCCGTCGCCCTGAACTCCTGTATTCTCGTCGCACTTGGACTGCTGTTCCACAAGCTTTCCAAGCGGAATTATCCGCATGTCGTGCCGAAGCCGGCGGAGAATACCCATCAGACGATCGACCTGCCGTCTGCGGTGCGGGTGGGCTTTCGCGAGGAGGATGTCGACGCTGCCCTGGAAGCGCTCGATGAAACCTTCGATATCGACCGTGCCGATCTTGGGCGGCTGCTGCAGCAGGTCGAGCTGCAGGCCGCCATCCGCTCGAACGCCAAGATCAGCTGTGCCGACATCATGTCGCGCGACGTCATCGCCATCGGGGAAACGTCGGAACCGGACGCCGCACGACATCTTCTCCTCAAGCATAATATCCGCACCTTGCCCGTGAAGGATCCGGAGGGCCGTCTGGTCGGCACCGTCGGCCTCAGGGAATTGTTTGCGAGAGGCGATACGATCGCCCATGCGCTTTCCAGGCCGGAGGTGGCGAGAGCCTCCGATGCCGCTCTGTCGCTGCTGCCCGTTCTGACGGATGGGCGTACGCATGCCGTCATCATTATCGATGATGATCACAGGATCCTCGGCCTGATATCACAGACCGATCTCCTGAGCGCCGTGGCGCGGCTGCTGCCGAACGACCGCGACGCGATCGCGGCCGTGGCGTAA